One Vigna unguiculata cultivar IT97K-499-35 chromosome 7, ASM411807v1, whole genome shotgun sequence genomic region harbors:
- the LOC114192318 gene encoding protein PELOTA 1: protein MRIVRRDIVPNGPGSVKMVAVDSDDLWFAYNLIAPGDSVMAVTVRKVVREAAHGGRDAERVKLKLEIKVEEVADYDKEGSILRVRGKNILENEHVKIGAFHTLELELQRPFVVRKDVWDSLALEVLQQASDPGASADLAVVLMQEGLAHILLVGRSMTVTRSRIETSIPRKHGPAIAGYEKALDKFFENVMQAFLKHIDFNVVRCAVIASPGFTKDQFHRHLFLEAERRQLRPIIENKSRIILVHTTSGYKHSLKEVLDAPNVMNLIKDTKAAQEVRVMKDFFNMLSNDPSRACYGMKHVEVANERLAVQTLLITDDLFRNSDITTRQKFVNLVNSVKDSGGSVHVFSSMHVSGEQLAQISGIAAILRFPLPDLEDIEM from the exons ATGAGGATCGTTCGCAGAGACATCGTTCCCAATGGACCTGGTAGCGTTAAG ATGGTGGCGGTGGATTCCGATGATCTGTGGTTTGCGTATAACTTGATTGCTCCCGGAGACTCTGTCATGGCCGTTACTGTTAG GAAGGTTGTTAGAGAAGCTGCTCATGGCGGTCGAGATGCAGAGCGTGTTAAGCTCAAACTGGAAATTAAAGTCGAAGAG GTTGCTGATTATGACAAAGAAGGTTCTATTCTGCGTGTTCGTGGAAAGAACATTTTAGAGAATGAACATGTCAAG ATAGGAGCTTTCCATACTCTAGAACTTGAGCTGCAGCGACCGTTTGTGGTCAGAAAG GATGTTTGGGATTCTTTGGCTTTGGAGGTGCTACAGCAGGCCTCTG ATCCTGGTGCAAGTGCTGATCTAGCTGTGGTGTTGATGCAAGAAGGATTAGCTCATATCCTCCTTGTTGGTAGAAG CATGACTGTTACTCGATCACGGATAGAAACATCTATTCCTCGCAAGCATGGGCCTGCAATTGCTGGTTATGAGAAA GCTTTGGATAAGTTCTTCGAGAATGTTATGCAG GCTTTCTTGAAACATATTGATTTCAACGTGGTTCGTTGTGCTGTAATTGCAAGTCCAGGATTTACAAAG GATCAGTTTCATCGTCACTTATTTTTGGAGGCAGAACGAAGACAGTTGCGACCAATTATTGAAAACAAATCACGCATCATTCTTGTGCATACAACTTCAGGATACAA GCATAGTTTAAAGGAGGTTTTGGACGCTCCAAATGTCATGAATTTGATAAAAGATACCAAAGCAGCACAAGAG GTTCGAGTTATGAAGGATTTCTTCAACATGCTTTCAAAT GATCCATCCCGCGCATGCTATGGAATGAAACATGTTGAGGTTGCCAATGAACGCCTAGCTGTACAAACTCTTCTCATTACAGATGATCTTTTCAG GAATTCAGATATAACAACAAGACAAAAGTTTGTTAACTTGGTCAACTCTGTTAAGGATTCAGGAGGATCTGTCCATGTATTTTCATCCATGCATGTCTCTGGAGAGC AACTAGCCCAGATAAGTGGCATTGCTGCAATTCTTCGGTTCCCTCTCCCTGATCTTGAAGACATTGAGATGTGA
- the LOC114189691 gene encoding uncharacterized protein LOC114189691 isoform X2: MEEVLVNFLQDDHTSSDGILELEPMNSYNRLLLHRLAEIFGFAHGSVGEGDDRHLILERCPDTSIPPILVSDILWKYDDEPQSLVTSHQILRRSEASSVSQTNKTSFSKSLEERKAAYLVARERIFSMKLEEAKEPGEQKPRSVPVVARRMIAHALGQRIHTNNQNGLASDNMNDGGLKDELNARDKSSEVSNLTKDSEEILCLRRNPNNRIRNSSSSNASSNDKRNDQTPVHQEFPLFSQDTKQGQTVNKDHMKKEHLGAAKRMFAHALGVQSGKDGSVPRNRIGEIKKN; encoded by the exons ATGGAAGAAGTCTTGGTTAACTTTCTTCAGGATGATCACACTAG TTCAGATGGGATCTTGGAATTGGAGCCAATGAACTCTTACAACCGTCTTCTCTTGCATCGCCTTGCTGAGATATTTGG GTTTGCACATGGATCTGTTGGTGAAGGAGATGACCGTCATTTGATTCTGGAGAGATGTCCAGATACATCCAT ACCTCCAATCCTTGTTAGTGATATCCTATGGAAGTACGATGACGAACCTCAATCTTTGGTTACTTCCCACCAAATATTAAGGAGAAGCGAAGCCTCTTCAG TCTCGCAGACAAACAAAACATCCTTTTCAAAGTCATTGGAGGAGAGGAAAGCAGCTTATTTAGTTGCTCGTGAGCGAATTTTCTCTATGAAGTTGGAAGAGGCAAAAGAGCCTGGCGAACAAAAACCTCGGAGTGTGCCTGTGGTTGCACGCAGAATGATTGCTCATGCACTGGGTCAAAGAATTCATACAAACAATCAGAATGGCTTGGCTAGTGACAATATGAATGATGGAGGCCTCAAAGATGAATTGAATGCTCGAGATAAGAGCAGTGAAGTGTCCAATCTCACCAAAGATTCTGAAGAGATTTTATGCCTAAGAAGGAATCCAAACAACAGAATAAGAAACAGTAGCAGTTCTAATGCGTCCTCAAATGATAAAAGGAATGATCAAACACCAGTTCACCAAGAATTCCCTCTGTTCTCTCAAGATACAAAACAAGGGCAAACTGTAAATAAAGACCACATGAAAAAGGAGCACTTGGGAGCTGCAAAGAGAATGTTTGCACATGCTTTAGGAGTGCAATCTGGGAAGGATGGTTCAGTTCCTAGAAATAGAATTggagaaataaagaagaattaA
- the LOC114189691 gene encoding uncharacterized protein LOC114189691 isoform X4, which translates to MNSYNRLLLHRLAEIFGFAHGSVGEGDDRHLILERCPDTSIPPILVSDILWKYDDEPQSLVTSHQILRRSEASSVSQTNKTSFSKSLEERKAAYLVARERIFSMKLEEAKEPGEQKPRSVPVVARRMIAHALGQRIHTNNQNGLASDNMNDGGLKDELNARDKSSEVSNLTKDSEEILCLRRNPNNRIRNSSSSNASSNDKRNDQTPVHQEFPLFSQDTKQGQTVNKDHMKKEHLGAAKRMFAHALGVQSGKDGSVPRNRIGEIKKN; encoded by the exons ATGAACTCTTACAACCGTCTTCTCTTGCATCGCCTTGCTGAGATATTTGG GTTTGCACATGGATCTGTTGGTGAAGGAGATGACCGTCATTTGATTCTGGAGAGATGTCCAGATACATCCAT ACCTCCAATCCTTGTTAGTGATATCCTATGGAAGTACGATGACGAACCTCAATCTTTGGTTACTTCCCACCAAATATTAAGGAGAAGCGAAGCCTCTTCAG TCTCGCAGACAAACAAAACATCCTTTTCAAAGTCATTGGAGGAGAGGAAAGCAGCTTATTTAGTTGCTCGTGAGCGAATTTTCTCTATGAAGTTGGAAGAGGCAAAAGAGCCTGGCGAACAAAAACCTCGGAGTGTGCCTGTGGTTGCACGCAGAATGATTGCTCATGCACTGGGTCAAAGAATTCATACAAACAATCAGAATGGCTTGGCTAGTGACAATATGAATGATGGAGGCCTCAAAGATGAATTGAATGCTCGAGATAAGAGCAGTGAAGTGTCCAATCTCACCAAAGATTCTGAAGAGATTTTATGCCTAAGAAGGAATCCAAACAACAGAATAAGAAACAGTAGCAGTTCTAATGCGTCCTCAAATGATAAAAGGAATGATCAAACACCAGTTCACCAAGAATTCCCTCTGTTCTCTCAAGATACAAAACAAGGGCAAACTGTAAATAAAGACCACATGAAAAAGGAGCACTTGGGAGCTGCAAAGAGAATGTTTGCACATGCTTTAGGAGTGCAATCTGGGAAGGATGGTTCAGTTCCTAGAAATAGAATTggagaaataaagaagaattaA
- the LOC114189691 gene encoding uncharacterized protein LOC114189691 isoform X3, with protein MITLDGILELEPMNSYNRLLLHRLAEIFGFAHGSVGEGDDRHLILERCPDTSIPPILVSDILWKYDDEPQSLVTSHQILRRSEASSVSQTNKTSFSKSLEERKAAYLVARERIFSMKLEEAKEPGEQKPRSVPVVARRMIAHALGQRIHTNNQNGLASDNMNDGGLKDELNARDKSSEVSNLTKDSEEILCLRRNPNNRIRNSSSSNASSNDKRNDQTPVHQEFPLFSQDTKQGQTVNKDHMKKEHLGAAKRMFAHALGVQSGKDGSVPRNRIGEIKKN; from the exons ATGATCACACTAG ATGGGATCTTGGAATTGGAGCCAATGAACTCTTACAACCGTCTTCTCTTGCATCGCCTTGCTGAGATATTTGG GTTTGCACATGGATCTGTTGGTGAAGGAGATGACCGTCATTTGATTCTGGAGAGATGTCCAGATACATCCAT ACCTCCAATCCTTGTTAGTGATATCCTATGGAAGTACGATGACGAACCTCAATCTTTGGTTACTTCCCACCAAATATTAAGGAGAAGCGAAGCCTCTTCAG TCTCGCAGACAAACAAAACATCCTTTTCAAAGTCATTGGAGGAGAGGAAAGCAGCTTATTTAGTTGCTCGTGAGCGAATTTTCTCTATGAAGTTGGAAGAGGCAAAAGAGCCTGGCGAACAAAAACCTCGGAGTGTGCCTGTGGTTGCACGCAGAATGATTGCTCATGCACTGGGTCAAAGAATTCATACAAACAATCAGAATGGCTTGGCTAGTGACAATATGAATGATGGAGGCCTCAAAGATGAATTGAATGCTCGAGATAAGAGCAGTGAAGTGTCCAATCTCACCAAAGATTCTGAAGAGATTTTATGCCTAAGAAGGAATCCAAACAACAGAATAAGAAACAGTAGCAGTTCTAATGCGTCCTCAAATGATAAAAGGAATGATCAAACACCAGTTCACCAAGAATTCCCTCTGTTCTCTCAAGATACAAAACAAGGGCAAACTGTAAATAAAGACCACATGAAAAAGGAGCACTTGGGAGCTGCAAAGAGAATGTTTGCACATGCTTTAGGAGTGCAATCTGGGAAGGATGGTTCAGTTCCTAGAAATAGAATTggagaaataaagaagaattaA
- the LOC114189691 gene encoding uncharacterized protein LOC114189691 isoform X1 — MSMTQFAMVEELAFLVKDNLSCKHLVLTMEEVLVNFLQDDHTSSDGILELEPMNSYNRLLLHRLAEIFGFAHGSVGEGDDRHLILERCPDTSIPPILVSDILWKYDDEPQSLVTSHQILRRSEASSVSQTNKTSFSKSLEERKAAYLVARERIFSMKLEEAKEPGEQKPRSVPVVARRMIAHALGQRIHTNNQNGLASDNMNDGGLKDELNARDKSSEVSNLTKDSEEILCLRRNPNNRIRNSSSSNASSNDKRNDQTPVHQEFPLFSQDTKQGQTVNKDHMKKEHLGAAKRMFAHALGVQSGKDGSVPRNRIGEIKKN, encoded by the exons ATGAGTATGACCCAATTTGCCATG GTTGAGGAGTTGGCTTTTCTTGTCAAGGACAATCTTTCTTGCAAACATCTAGTTCTAACAATGGAAGAAGTCTTGGTTAACTTTCTTCAGGATGATCACACTAG TTCAGATGGGATCTTGGAATTGGAGCCAATGAACTCTTACAACCGTCTTCTCTTGCATCGCCTTGCTGAGATATTTGG GTTTGCACATGGATCTGTTGGTGAAGGAGATGACCGTCATTTGATTCTGGAGAGATGTCCAGATACATCCAT ACCTCCAATCCTTGTTAGTGATATCCTATGGAAGTACGATGACGAACCTCAATCTTTGGTTACTTCCCACCAAATATTAAGGAGAAGCGAAGCCTCTTCAG TCTCGCAGACAAACAAAACATCCTTTTCAAAGTCATTGGAGGAGAGGAAAGCAGCTTATTTAGTTGCTCGTGAGCGAATTTTCTCTATGAAGTTGGAAGAGGCAAAAGAGCCTGGCGAACAAAAACCTCGGAGTGTGCCTGTGGTTGCACGCAGAATGATTGCTCATGCACTGGGTCAAAGAATTCATACAAACAATCAGAATGGCTTGGCTAGTGACAATATGAATGATGGAGGCCTCAAAGATGAATTGAATGCTCGAGATAAGAGCAGTGAAGTGTCCAATCTCACCAAAGATTCTGAAGAGATTTTATGCCTAAGAAGGAATCCAAACAACAGAATAAGAAACAGTAGCAGTTCTAATGCGTCCTCAAATGATAAAAGGAATGATCAAACACCAGTTCACCAAGAATTCCCTCTGTTCTCTCAAGATACAAAACAAGGGCAAACTGTAAATAAAGACCACATGAAAAAGGAGCACTTGGGAGCTGCAAAGAGAATGTTTGCACATGCTTTAGGAGTGCAATCTGGGAAGGATGGTTCAGTTCCTAGAAATAGAATTggagaaataaagaagaattaA